From the genome of Gemmatimonadaceae bacterium:
GCCCTGGACTGCTCGAAGTGACCCCGGATGCCTGGGTGCATGCCGCCCTTGGCTCGCGACGCGACGACCTCTCGCTCGACCGGCTGCTCACTCCGCTCGAGAACATGGTGATCCCGGAGGTCCCCGCGCTGGCGGAACTGGATCTTCCGCTGACGCTCGAGAGCGGTGCTCCACAGGGCACTGCGGGACTGCTCGACTTCGAGCTTCCCGAATCGAGCGGTGAGTATGTGCGCCCGCAGACCGCGGACCTCGATTTGCAGCTGGGCGATGCGGCGCCGGATGCGCTCGAAAGCGACGTTGATGGTTTGGCGTCGGGACGTTCAACTGAGCACGTCGTTCCGGATGAAGGGTGGGCAGAGACCGGTGACGAGGCCGCCGAAGACGTGCCGGTCACCGCGGAGCACCAACTGCCCGAGGAGACGTGGCGCGAAACCGCAGCACTTCAGGAGCAAGCGTCAGGGCATTGGCCTGCGGCGCCCGAGGTGGACGCGAGTGAGACTGACGCAAGTGAGTCGGACGCGGCTGAGGTCGAGGCGAGTGAGACGTACCCAGGTGCGACCGACGCGACTGAGGCCGAGGCGAGTGAGGTCGACGCCGGTCAGGCCGAGGCAGATGAGGCTGGGGCGGTCCCTGTGGTCGACGCCGAGCGGCACGCGCCCGCCGCCGGGATGTCGGAGGCCGCGCCCGAGCGCATCGGGCCTAACGAGTCCGAGCCGACGGTCGAACCCGTGGTCGAGCCGACGCGCAGCATCAACCCCGGCTGGGACGCCGAAGCGCTGTTGTCGCCGGAGTTCGCTCTGGAAGCATCGGGTGGCGAGACGCCGCCCCCGGCCTCGGCACTCGATACCGCATCGCTGCGGGCCGAGGTCGATGACCGCCTCCAGGGTGCATCCGATCCGGCCGCTGCACCCGAAGTGTCCTCGTCGGAGTCGGTGCGTGCGGCCTTTGACGAGGCCCGCGTCGAACTTCCGATGATCGAGATGGAGTCGGCGGCCTACGACGAGCCGCCCGCCGCGCCCGCCGCCGACTTCGCGGTGCCTGATGCCGGGATCGACGAGCTGCTTGCCGTGCCGCCGTCATTCGGCGACGGCCAGGAGGCCACCGGCTTTGATCCGGCGCCGCTCGACCTGAATCCCGGGAGCACCGCCGACGATTGGGACGCGCCCGAGGTGCTCATCGACGGCGAATGGCGTGATGAACACGTCGGCGACCTGGTATCGGGCGAGGTGTTCGTGGTCGGTGAGCGCCGGAGCCTGGAGAATCCGCCGCGGCCGGCCTTCGACGATCTCGCCGCCGCCATGCTGTACGACGGCGATGCCCAGCGCGATCGGGCCACGTCTGCCGACAACGGGCACTCAGAGGCGTCCCGCAGTACGCTGTCCTTTGGTGGCACCGAAGCCCAGCTGCGCCGCCGCCTCGAGCTGGCGCCCGGCGATGCCGCCATCCGGCGTCAGCTGGGCGAGGCGTTGCTCGACATCGGCCAGCGTGAAGAAGGGTTGAACGAGCTGGAGCACGCCGTCGTTCACTATGAGGGTCGCAACGATCTCGCGTCCGCGCGCGACATCGTGGACGTGATCCTGCGCGTGGTGCCGCTCTCTGTCCGCCATCACCAGAAGCGCGTCGAGTACGCGGTGCGTTCGAGCGATCGGCCGCGCCTGATCGAAGCCTACACGGAGCTTGCTGACTCGCTGTTTCGCTGTGGGGAGCCCGACAAGGCGAGAGTGGTGTACTCCCGCGTGCTCGAACTCTCTCCGTCCAGCGAGCGCGCGCGCTTTGCGCTCAGCATGCTGTCGGACGATGCCGGGGCGCCGCGCAGCAGCGACGACATCCCGGTGATCGAGACCGGCATCCTGCGCGGGGCGCCGTCGCTCACGATGGCGACGCTCACTCCCGAAGCGCTCGACGCGCTCACGGCCCACGACATCGCACCGGCCGCCGAGCTTCCCTACATCGAAGATGCAGCGCCGGCCGGAGCAGGAACACCCGACGCTCGGGACGGTGCTGACGCGGCCGCGGGCATCGAGCCGCTTGCCACGATCGAGGCGGCGCAGGCCGAACTGCGCGCGGCGGAGCCATCCGCTGGCGACCCGCTCGACGACGAGGTGGCCGAGGCCTTCGCGACTCCCGCGGCCCGGGAAGCGGATCGCCGCAGCGTGGAACTGCGCGCCGTCGAAGACTGGGCGACCGAACAACCGACCTCCGCCGCCCCGGGTGGTGACTTCGTCGACCTGGGGGACTGGCTGCGCGATGACGCGGCAGTCAAGTCCACGCGCATGGTCGCGCGTGACGTGGCGCCGACGGGTGACGAATCGGCCGACTTCGCGGAAATGCTCCACCGCTTCAAGCAGGGGCTCGCCGCCAACGTCGAGGACGAGGACTTCGCGTCCCACTACGACCTCGGCGTCGCCTTCAAGGAGATGGGGCTCGTCGACGAGGCAATCGCACAGTTCCAGAAGTCGCTGCGTGGCAAAGAGCACCGGGTTCGCTCGTATGAAGCGCTCGGCCAGTGCTTCGTGGAACAGGGCCAGCATCAGGTGGCCCTCGCCCTGCTGCAGCGGGCCGCGGAGACGCCGGGAACCGATGATCAGGAGCTGGTGGGTGTGCTGTACCTCCTCGGATTCGCGTGCGAGTCCGTGGGGCGCCAGGACGACGCAGTGCGTTATTATCAACGCGTGTTCGCGGTGGACATCCGCTTCCGCGATGTCACGCACCGTCTGGCGTCCCTGGCACGCAACCCGAAGTGACCCTCAAGACACGAAACGCGGCCTCTCCCTCCCTGAAGGACATCCAGGCGCCGGTCGCCGGGGCCCTCGCGCGCGTGCACGAGGAGATGTGGCGCATCGTCGCGGTCGACAGCGAGTTTTTCCGCGGCGTCAACCAGCACCTCATGCTCATGAAGGGCAAGATGGTGCGCCCGACGCTGATGCTCCTCTCCAGCGAGACCGCGGGAGCCGCCGAGCCACGCGTGGCGTCGTATGCCGCCGTGATCGAGTTGATCCACCTCGCCACACTCGTGCACGACGACGCCGTCGACCACTCGGCGCTGCGCCGCGGCATGCCCACGGTCAATGCGCTGTTTACCCACGAGGTCGCCGTTATCGCGGGCGACTTCCTCTACTCACGTGCCGTCCAGGAACTGGTTCGACTGGGTGACCTCGAGGCACTCCGCGTCTTCGCCAACGCTTCGAACGAACTCACCGTCGGCGAAATGCGGCAGCTTGGCGCGCTCAACGCGCTCGCGTTCTCCGAAGCCGATTACGAGTTCCTCATCAAATGCAAGACGGCCGCGCTGTTCAAGGCCTCGTGCGAGGTCGGCGCACTATGCGGCGCCCCGGATCATCGCCAAGCGCTTTCGACCTTTGGTGAGCGCCTCGGCATGGCGTTCCAGGTCGCCGACGACCTCCTGGACTACACGGCCGTGGCGGCCACCACCGGCAAGCCCACGGGGCTCGACCTCAAGGAACACAAGGTCACCCTGCCGCTGATCCACGCGCTGCGGAGCATCAGCCCCGCCGGCCTCCGCGTCGTCGAGGCCCTGTTTGCCAACCCGGACCCGACCGGCGACCAGATCGCCGCGGTCGTCGAGGTCGTGCAGGAGGCCGGTGGGCTCGACTATGCGCGTATCCGCGGCGAGGAGTTTCTGGGTCAGGCCGAGGAGGCCCTCACGTCCCTGCCGGACACCCCGGCTCGGCAAGCCCTGCACGACGCCATGGTGTACGTCATGGAGCGGAGTTCCTGATGGCCAAGGCGCCCGGCAACCGTCGCCCCCTCTACCACGGAATCGTCCTGGCGGTCGGATTCGCCGTCGGCGGGTTCCTGACCCATTTCTCCCGGAAGTTCCTCCCGGTGGGGGCCGTCAAGGAGTTTCTCACGACCGGTGTCACCCCCTCGATCGGGCCCTTGAACATCGACCTCGTTATCTTGAACTTCACACTGGGTCCCGTAGCGCTCGATGTGTCGCTTTTGAGCCTGGTCGGGGTACTGCTGGCGTACCTCATCGCACGATCGCTTTTCTAAGGAGCACCTATGAATTTCGGGAACCTTGGCTTCATGGAAATCCTGCTGATCCTCGTGGTCGTGCTGCTGCTGTTCGGCGCTCGGCGCCTCCCGGAGATCGGAGCCTCGTTCGGCAAGAGCATCCGGGAGTTCAAGCGCGGAATCTCCGACGCCAACAGCTCGATCAAGGAAGAGTACCGGGACTCGCTGCCGCGCAATCCAGCCGAGCCCGTCCGCCAGGACGAAGAGGCCCGGCCAGAGCCAAAGCGGCTGATTACCTGAGCCGTCGGGCAAGAAACAGAGGGGCGCCGACCAGAAGTCGGCGCCCCTCTGTTTTCTTCCAGACCCTTCGACGGTCAGGGCGTGGTCTGGGCGCGCGCGGCCGCGTTCAGCTCCCGGCGGTGATCCTCGACCTTGGCGGACTTCCGGATCTCGCTCAGGAACGTGCGCACGCGCAGCTGCTGGATGGCGGCAATCGCATCGCGACGTTGCGTGTCCTTCTGACCAACCCAGGCCGCGCTGTCCGCGCTGACCTTGCTGTCGACGCGGAGGACCACAACGCCCTGATCGGTGACGACCGGCGTACTCACGGCACCCACCGGGAGCGCGAACGACGCGCCGATGGCTTCGTTGAAGCGGCCAAGTCCGGGGACGAACTGCGGCCGCGTGAACACCTCGGATGTCGTGACGGTCATGTCCGCCGCCCTGGCTGCGGCTTCGAGACCTCCGGCAGCAGCCACACCATTCGCGAACGCGGTCGCGCGCGGCAGGAGCGATTCCGCCTTCTTTCGGCCGATGAGAATGCGGCGGATGTCAGCCTTGGCGTCGTTGAATGATGGGACGCCGCCGAGCACCAGGGTGTCCAGCCGGGCAATCGCGTAGAGATCTTCCGAGTCGTACAGGTCGGAGATCTCCCCCACCTTGGCGCCAGTGAACGCCCACGCCGAAACGCTGGGGATGGGCCGACCGAGCGCGCTCATCGCGATGTCGTTCTCGAACGCGGTGACATGCTGGACTTCGAGGCCCAGCACCTTGGCCGCGCTATCCAATCGCGATGGCTGCTCGGCGTTCGCGGCAATTCGGGACAGCGAATCGGCCCGACGATCGGTGCGGACTGCGCTGGAATCGCTCTGCCCGATGCGCAGCAGGATGTGGCGCACGCTGAGCGTGTCGCCGCCGAACTGCGCATCCTTTCGGATGAGGTGGTAGCCAAACTGCGTGAGGACCGGCTGCGACAGCTCGCCGACCTTGAGCCCCTTGGCGGTCGAGGCAAACGGCTCCACGAAGTCGGCTGCCACTCGCCGACCCATGTCGCCACCCTGCGTTCCCGACGTCGTGTCCGCGCTCTCGCGCCGCGCCACGTCTTCGAACTTCGAGGTGCCGCTCGCGATCTCCTGTCGAATCGCCTGGACGCGGGCAAGGGCGGCCGCCGAATCGGCCGCGTTCACCGCGCGAGGAACCACCAGCACCGACAGCACCGCGCGACCCGGACGCTCCAGCGCGCTCTTGTTCTTGTCGTAGTAGGCGCGCAGCTCTGCGTCGCCGATGGTGACGGCCGAATCCGTGACTGCCGCTGCGTCGAATTGGACGAAGCTCACCTTCACGGAATCGTGCTGGTCGCGATAGTTCGCCCAGAGCTTCGCGTCAGAAACGAAGACGTCGCCTGCCAGCTGATCGAACAGCTTGGCCTTGGGGATCTCGGACCGATAGTACGACTCGAGGGAGAGCAGGAGCCCTTGCTGGCGGGCGGCGGCCGACGAGAGCAGCCGGCGATACTTGGCCACGTCAAAGCGGCCATCCGTCTGCAACTCCGGGTTCTGCATCATTTCGGGGGGCGGGCTCTGCTGCGCCGCCTCCCGGATCTCCTCGTCGGAGACGCGGATCCCGCGCTTCCGGTACTCCTGCTCCAGCAGGACGCTGCCCACGAGTTGCTCGAAGGCCTGGTCCTCGATGCGTTGGCGCTCGTCGAGCGTCAGTCCCCGGCCCGTGTTGCGCTCCTCGGTCTGGGCGAGCTGGTTGGAGAGGTTCTGCCAGGTCATCCACGAGACGTCGGTCCCGTTGACCTCGGCAACCGCGGTCGAGTTGGTGATCTGGGGCCCGCCCATGCCGAGGAGCCCGGACGTGTCGGCGAGCAGGAAGCCGACGACAAAGAACACGAAAACGATGGCCCAGATGACGAGCGACTTGCTCCGCAACTGTTGCAGCACGTGCGGTGACTCCTGGAGATATCCGGCGAACGGGCGGGGGCGACCCGGGGGGTCGGGAACCGGGAAAGCTATTTGTGATCTGCGTCTAAAGGCAAGTTACGGTGTCACTTCTGACGCCGTCGGTCGTCACGTAGCAGTAGAATTGAACCCGTACCAACGTTGCGCCGCTCAGGCGGCCTGACTCGAGGGCTTGGCATGGCCACTTCCGCCCGACTCGACGAGCTGAAGAAGAAGTTCGACGACAACCCGCGACGATATTTCGCGCCGCTCGCGAACGAGTATCGCAAGCTCGGCGACCTCGTCCAGGCCATCGCGCTGTGTCGCACGCATCTGCCCAACCAGCCCGGGCATATCAGCGGCAACATCGTGCTTGGGCAGGCGCTCTTCGAATCGCGCGAGCTCATCGAGTCCCGACAGGCCTTCGAAGCCGCGCTCGACCTCGATCCCGAGAACCTCATCGCGCTGCGCTACCTGGGAGATATCGCGCGGCACGAGGGGGCGAGCGATGTCGCGCAGTCGTGGTATCAGCGGGTGCTCGATGCGGATCCCCGCAACGACGAGATCGTTCAGCTGATGCGCGAGGTCGAGGCGGAGCAGGCGCGACACCGTGAGGACGTGGCGCCGCGGCCGACGCCGAGCAGTGTGGCGACGTTCATGGAGACGGCCGACACGGTGGTCGTCGAGCCGGATCTCCAGGCTTCCGTGCCTTTCGAGCCACCGGTCGCGAGGCCGTTGTGGGACGCACCAGAAGCGGAGACCAACTCGCCGCAGCATGCGGAAGCGCCAGCACTGCTCGAACTGCCGTCGTTCGATGCCGAGGCCGCCCAGGCCGATGCCCTGGCGCCCGGCATGGGCGCGGTCGACGACACGCCATCCGACTACGGGCTCGCTACGTCGATGGGCGATCTGGAGGCCGTTGCCGAGCCCACGGTCGATGACTGGTTCGCCCAGCACACCATCGATGCAGCGGAGCGGGAGTCCGAATCGTTGTTCCCGGACCTTGGGCGAGCCGCTGCGGACCTTCCAGCACCGCCGGTCGGCGAGGGGACGAGCTCCACGAACGACGACTATGCGTGGATGAGTACGCCCGATGCGGACCGTGAGGCGCCCACCGCAGAGTTTGCCGCGGACCCGACCCTCGACACGGTCGAGTTCACCGTCGAGGCGGCGCCGCTCGCTGTCGAAGCCAACTCTGTGCCGCTGGAGCCTGCATCCGCGGCGGCCGACGTCAGCAACGATGTCGCGCTCGATCTGGGCGACGACTACGTGTCATGGACGGAGGAAGCGCCCGTCGCCCCGGCGGAGGCCGCCGCCTCGGTCCACGAGTCCGAAGCCGCGTTCGACCCCGCGCCGTTGCCTGGCGACATGGATGAGAGCGCCGGGGTGCCGTTCGCGATCGAAGGCGTGTTGGCGGAGAACGCGAGCGACGTGGTCGCCGAGGCGCAGGGTGTCGAGATCGATGCGTGGTCGCCCGGGCCGACCGCCGAGGAGGCCGTGGCGCCGATGGCGTGGGCCGCGGACGCGGCCCCGGATGAGGCGTCGAGCGTCGACGATCCGGAGACGCCGATGGCGTGGACGGAGGATTCTGCCACGGGTTCGGCCTGGGACGCGGCGCTCGCACCGGAACAGCTTGCGCCTGCGAGCGAGCCGGCGGACGAGTTGGTGTCCGATCCGATGCTGGGCCGGACGCCGATCTTCAACGACGCGATTCCCGAGGCGCCGCCCGCACCGTTCGTCACCGAGACAATGGCGGAGCTGTACCTGCAGCAGGGGTTCACTGAAGAAGGCCTCGCGATCTACCGCCAGTTGCTGCGCCAGTCGCCGGAGGACATCGCGCTGCAGCGTCGCGTCGCATCGCTCGAACGCGGCGGCGAGTCGCAGGTTGTCGAGTCCACGATCT
Proteins encoded in this window:
- a CDS encoding tetratricopeptide repeat protein, with protein sequence MSSTHLTKLKRKATELEQKKQFEKALALYIQVIEEAGRDLDDADLQLFNRVGDLLMRQGNASEALVYYEKAVDMYAERGFLNNAIALCNKILRQSPARTAVYYKLGKISASKGFKADARKNFLEYADRMQKGGNLDEAFRALKEFADLCPDQDDIRLMLAEMLTKENRKPEALEQLEQLYAKLDAEGRAAEARATMDRIKAIDPELTPRSTGAWQAQKSNDLVFLDLGESEYRAARAGTPDTVTPAASVPVVEGLDVGNVGALQGLTITFLPDENETEHEAANAEPVSAVDGLDVITPSVDADGSLGALAELETTEALTPREVPLVPELAIDQAEFVASDEVVPPLEGLANSVVTLTGAHPSLAPLIEAPPLSGEEFGALHLAASHDGADDTPRPHDLSIASSLPLQAGPMIVTPTSSPDTSDPGPGLLEVTPDAWVHAALGSRRDDLSLDRLLTPLENMVIPEVPALAELDLPLTLESGAPQGTAGLLDFELPESSGEYVRPQTADLDLQLGDAAPDALESDVDGLASGRSTEHVVPDEGWAETGDEAAEDVPVTAEHQLPEETWRETAALQEQASGHWPAAPEVDASETDASESDAAEVEASETYPGATDATEAEASEVDAGQAEADEAGAVPVVDAERHAPAAGMSEAAPERIGPNESEPTVEPVVEPTRSINPGWDAEALLSPEFALEASGGETPPPASALDTASLRAEVDDRLQGASDPAAAPEVSSSESVRAAFDEARVELPMIEMESAAYDEPPAAPAADFAVPDAGIDELLAVPPSFGDGQEATGFDPAPLDLNPGSTADDWDAPEVLIDGEWRDEHVGDLVSGEVFVVGERRSLENPPRPAFDDLAAAMLYDGDAQRDRATSADNGHSEASRSTLSFGGTEAQLRRRLELAPGDAAIRRQLGEALLDIGQREEGLNELEHAVVHYEGRNDLASARDIVDVILRVVPLSVRHHQKRVEYAVRSSDRPRLIEAYTELADSLFRCGEPDKARVVYSRVLELSPSSERARFALSMLSDDAGAPRSSDDIPVIETGILRGAPSLTMATLTPEALDALTAHDIAPAAELPYIEDAAPAGAGTPDARDGADAAAGIEPLATIEAAQAELRAAEPSAGDPLDDEVAEAFATPAAREADRRSVELRAVEDWATEQPTSAAPGGDFVDLGDWLRDDAAVKSTRMVARDVAPTGDESADFAEMLHRFKQGLAANVEDEDFASHYDLGVAFKEMGLVDEAIAQFQKSLRGKEHRVRSYEALGQCFVEQGQHQVALALLQRAAETPGTDDQELVGVLYLLGFACESVGRQDDAVRYYQRVFAVDIRFRDVTHRLASLARNPK
- the tatA gene encoding twin-arginine translocase TatA/TatE family subunit, whose amino-acid sequence is MNFGNLGFMEILLILVVVLLLFGARRLPEIGASFGKSIREFKRGISDANSSIKEEYRDSLPRNPAEPVRQDEEARPEPKRLIT
- a CDS encoding SurA N-terminal domain-containing protein — encoded protein: MLQQLRSKSLVIWAIVFVFFVVGFLLADTSGLLGMGGPQITNSTAVAEVNGTDVSWMTWQNLSNQLAQTEERNTGRGLTLDERQRIEDQAFEQLVGSVLLEQEYRKRGIRVSDEEIREAAQQSPPPEMMQNPELQTDGRFDVAKYRRLLSSAAARQQGLLLSLESYYRSEIPKAKLFDQLAGDVFVSDAKLWANYRDQHDSVKVSFVQFDAAAVTDSAVTIGDAELRAYYDKNKSALERPGRAVLSVLVVPRAVNAADSAAALARVQAIRQEIASGTSKFEDVARRESADTTSGTQGGDMGRRVAADFVEPFASTAKGLKVGELSQPVLTQFGYHLIRKDAQFGGDTLSVRHILLRIGQSDSSAVRTDRRADSLSRIAANAEQPSRLDSAAKVLGLEVQHVTAFENDIAMSALGRPIPSVSAWAFTGAKVGEISDLYDSEDLYAIARLDTLVLGGVPSFNDAKADIRRILIGRKKAESLLPRATAFANGVAAAGGLEAAARAADMTVTTSEVFTRPQFVPGLGRFNEAIGASFALPVGAVSTPVVTDQGVVVLRVDSKVSADSAAWVGQKDTQRRDAIAAIQQLRVRTFLSEIRKSAKVEDHRRELNAAARAQTTP
- a CDS encoding polyprenyl synthetase family protein → MTLKTRNAASPSLKDIQAPVAGALARVHEEMWRIVAVDSEFFRGVNQHLMLMKGKMVRPTLMLLSSETAGAAEPRVASYAAVIELIHLATLVHDDAVDHSALRRGMPTVNALFTHEVAVIAGDFLYSRAVQELVRLGDLEALRVFANASNELTVGEMRQLGALNALAFSEADYEFLIKCKTAALFKASCEVGALCGAPDHRQALSTFGERLGMAFQVADDLLDYTAVAATTGKPTGLDLKEHKVTLPLIHALRSISPAGLRVVEALFANPDPTGDQIAAVVEVVQEAGGLDYARIRGEEFLGQAEEALTSLPDTPARQALHDAMVYVMERSS
- a CDS encoding DUF4321 domain-containing protein codes for the protein MAKAPGNRRPLYHGIVLAVGFAVGGFLTHFSRKFLPVGAVKEFLTTGVTPSIGPLNIDLVILNFTLGPVALDVSLLSLVGVLLAYLIARSLF